TATTACTTTTTCAGTTTATAAATGActaagtaaatatatatataaattgtctctatcaaatattttatttgcctacaattaaaatttttaatatttctttttttgtcACCACAAAAGTAAAATATAGCAAATATTCTTttgatgaatatatatatatatatatatatatatatatatatatatataattgagcaATAAAGATGTGACACATAAAATGGTTTTATTATTTGgttaaatttaattactaattttcattattgaaGCTAATCAAAAAGCATTTTTCCACCTTCATGTGTGAAAAACCACCATCGATGGACATTCCTATTGATGCAAGAAGAGTTGCGGCAACCTCCATGATGAGCTGCATCTCCATAACCATCTGGTAACAATAGACCCTTCTGTAAACAAGTTCCATTACAGGCAAGTACAGTGCAAACAACAAACCTGCACCGATTGTGCAGAAGAATCCAATGAAATACTTGtctttttccatttttgttcCATTCTTCTCGTGACTAGAGTCCAAGCCCAACAGGATAGAGCTCAACGTCAATAGCACAACACAATTAACGTTAGAGAATGTGAGTTTCTGCTTCACAATGATGATTGAGAGTACAAGATTGAAGACAAGTTGGGAAGAAAGCAACAGTGAAGAGGTTGAAACGGGTAAGAAGGAGTTACCCCATGAGAATAGGAGGTTGTTGATTCCAAGCATGAACCCTATTGAGATTGATAAAGCTACCATCTTTGTGGTGAAATCGGTAAAGGGTTTTCTTTTTGTGAGGTTTAGAAAGTAAGGGAGGGTGATTGGGATCAAAAGAAGTGGGAACCCAGAAGATTGTACCCATGTTGAGACCCATCTGCTTGAACCTTTGTGGTTGAAATAGTATTTTGAAAGCAAGCTAGATGTGACTGAACCAATAAATAAGCAAACATAATTGATCACTAAAAGAGGTATGTACCTCTTGTTGTTTCCCCTCTCAGTTTGCATGATCTCCTCCTGCATTATTGTGATGTTATTGTCGTCCATTGTTGATGAAGAAGGTAGATCTAGCTGTGTTGTTATTTcttcttgatcatcatcaatGGAGGATTCATCATCAATAATGTCATTGTTGTTCTTGAGTGGCGGAGTAGCCATAACGTGGGATTATTGTTGTTGATAGCTAGTGATGAATTTAATTGGGTGTGAAGTGTTGGGACTTGTGAGGTGGTGAagagttttaatttgatttctagAGTGAAAGAAATATAGTGCTTTCTTGTTATTTTCTGTGGGATGGATTAAATTGTTGTAATGTTAAAATGGACATTACGATGAATTTCAAGGTTTTTCGGCTAAATATAAGTTTTGATTTGGTTGGTTGTCACCTTGTTTGAGAACCATGTGTATATCTGTGTGTCAAGTTGTTGTTTTTGCATCAAACTCTTACATGTGAAAGCGTTTACTTTGGCTAACCATGGTTTTAAAAATCCAACCTTGTATCACCACTCACCACACAGCAGAGTTAATAGTGTAATTAATAAAATGTACtagttaagaaaatcataactttGCTCTACAAATaaacattttttaatattattattagtattctttgttaagttttaatttttattaattttttatttattcttttttgttAATAGTAtggaaatttttatttaaaattttttttatgttcactcatgtatattattgtattttttaatagaaattttagtatttattgtttatataaatttttttaattattttaattaatacatattttttatagaaccttatttttttatttgactttgtatattttttagtttttactatgtttttttaaattagtatatattttatttagtattgttaatttttataatataaattcctttagaaaaatataattaaatataaaaaaaattctaaagaaaaatactaaaaaattataactaaaagaataataaattttaacacatgaatttaaatctttttaaagaaattataataaaaaaatattaaaataatataactttatatgatataaatttatatttttttataatttttgtctaaatataattttaaataatgtaatttaaacaaaatttattttattataatctattttaatataaaattatcaaatataaatcaCATTAATACTAATtcactttttatcaaaattaaatttataaaattaattttatataaactcTGGTTTACAAATTTTAATCCAAATACACGTTAAAAAGATGCTTTATACATAGTAAAGATTTTggtgaaatgaaaaacaaatataatgagaaataatagaagatcaaatcaaagcaatttaaagttattttatattttatatactatTTTAGGTAATGACATCTTATTTCAGCGAATGAAGTTGCTGGTGGCAAATACTGGTTATGCCAGCGATCAATGATGCTGCAAGCAATGATGAATTATGACACCGATTGAATATGTTGACAAAATTTGATTATCACAGCAAGAATTGTTGCGGATATAAGATGATCTTTACATGCGACTTAAGAAATTTTTGCTTTCAGCAATACTTTTTGACACAACATACCGTGACCTATCTTTGAATAAGTTTATTTATCAGTTACAACATATTTTTAATAGTGAAAGATGTGGTTGGAAAAAATGTTATTTCTAGTCATGAATATTAATGAGTGgataataaagacaaataaaatcATTTTAGATTATTATCTCTCTAAATATGATAATAgcaattttataactatttgaatatgataaatatataaatacattttatataaaattatagttaTATATAGTCATGAGAAAACAAAAACTATTTCACGTGATCTGacatgatatttttgaaaatttaaaaggtataattattttattatttacctattagtatataaaaataagataattacataaaattttaGTAGAATATACTAACTATATGTTTATTTTAACGATATTCTAACAATAGTATGTAACACGCGCGCgcgcacatatatatatatataaaatagattttgAAATACACATATTTAGTGTgtatagtataattttttattttaaaataaaattaaatttttagatctaacaaataaaaaaatacagtatAATTTAGGATAAAATgtgaaattaaactaaataaagaa
The sequence above is drawn from the Arachis hypogaea cultivar Tifrunner chromosome 4, arahy.Tifrunner.gnm2.J5K5, whole genome shotgun sequence genome and encodes:
- the LOC112796462 gene encoding probable purine permease 4 — encoded protein: MATPPLKNNNDIIDDESSIDDDQEEITTQLDLPSSSTMDDNNITIMQEEIMQTERGNNKRYIPLLVINYVCLFIGSVTSSLLSKYYFNHKGSSRWVSTWVQSSGFPLLLIPITLPYFLNLTKRKPFTDFTTKMVALSISIGFMLGINNLLFSWGNSFLPVSTSSLLLSSQLVFNLVLSIIIVKQKLTFSNVNCVVLLTLSSILLGLDSSHEKNGTKMEKDKYFIGFFCTIGAGLLFALYLPVMELVYRRVYCYQMVMEMQLIMEVAATLLASIGMSIDGGFSHMKVESERVFEKGGRIYWLTVTANMVTWQMCFMGMAGMIYMTSSLTGGICTTALVSMNVVGGVLVFRDSFNAVKAVSTAICIWGFCSYLYGLYTKNSHHHNHSSSSIEKDKENEMIPIINPFLTR